The following coding sequences are from one Fimbriiglobus ruber window:
- a CDS encoding RNA polymerase sigma factor: MAAPALLRHVLTHSATADADAELLARFVANRDEAAFAELVNRHGPVVYRVCRRLVGPTGADDAFQATFLVLATRARAVRKAGAVGSWLVGVAARVARQMRRAALRRERYESAFASERSGLNIADLPPETADLGRILDDELTRLPDHLRGPVVACLLQGRTQEQAAADLRTSQRTVRRRLEEARRLLRSRLERRGVVPVVAAGLVAGAGQVPAAVPVELAKRTVAIVLDFLAGGCAVASSPAAIAKGVAMSTFAGKIKVVAAVVALGVAALGVGIAGDGKPIPPTPQLPAKEPIPPTDVAAPVPAAPRPTPPVSDSTLIPPSNIPIEPPAAADSKTARYQTTNFVIDAPTAEVARIVGDAAEGHRKWFAEDWLGHALPAWPRPCPITVRIVADKAGGVTTFSFGTSAGKPAVTAMEMRVSGELSAVLRDHLPHEVMHCVLATHFGQPLRRWVDEGVAALAEGSESRHAQTVRCRELLNAGRGIRLKVLMELTEYPKDMIVLLAEGLSVCEFLLTLTPRPVILLPSLPGRGTELETQVIRRRSLLAAIALAQASSWETAVKEVYGFDSVDKLEEAWLVWQRSEPPTRTHSPVAVELEARNSALAPFSATAPTPALERALRNEVAYQYAESKRRWFGEKALLFPQPWDIRVAYSPDKQAPAFLERLNFHYHVPEGTSRKVTFEIRCAGKLQDVLNGPLPRDVSWLVLYLHTGRTEPLTFGMSVLAETELIQAEHDRLCRLFVKQGKAVRLSVLLTPDPGLFEKGSTDELMSGVVAQSHSIVRFLLAQTPHLSGSDNGGISPSDRGLLAFLAGGKNTSWDTAAKEVYGFTSVDDLEAKWIAWLKTPGSRLTPAPYVEVPRPALTPQPLGRIPATEVD, translated from the coding sequence ATGGCCGCACCCGCACTCCTTCGCCACGTCCTGACTCATTCCGCCACCGCCGACGCGGACGCGGAGTTGTTGGCTCGTTTCGTCGCGAACCGGGACGAGGCCGCGTTCGCGGAACTCGTGAACCGGCACGGGCCGGTCGTGTACCGGGTTTGCCGACGACTGGTCGGGCCGACGGGTGCGGACGATGCGTTTCAAGCCACGTTCCTCGTGCTGGCGACGCGAGCCCGAGCGGTCCGCAAGGCCGGAGCGGTCGGCTCGTGGCTGGTCGGGGTGGCGGCCCGGGTCGCTCGACAGATGCGGCGGGCCGCGCTGCGGCGCGAGCGGTACGAGTCCGCCTTCGCGAGCGAGCGAAGCGGCTTGAACATCGCGGACCTCCCGCCCGAAACGGCCGACCTGGGCCGCATTCTCGACGACGAACTCACCCGCTTGCCCGATCACCTCCGCGGGCCGGTCGTGGCCTGCCTCCTACAAGGCCGCACCCAGGAGCAGGCGGCCGCGGACCTTCGCACCAGCCAGCGGACGGTTCGACGGCGGTTGGAGGAGGCCCGCCGTCTCTTGCGGTCCCGGTTGGAGCGGCGGGGCGTCGTGCCGGTCGTGGCGGCGGGGTTGGTGGCGGGTGCCGGGCAAGTGCCGGCCGCGGTGCCGGTGGAACTGGCGAAGCGAACGGTGGCGATCGTCTTGGACTTTCTTGCGGGCGGATGCGCCGTGGCGTCTTCCCCAGCTGCAATCGCAAAAGGAGTGGCGATGAGTACGTTCGCGGGCAAAATCAAAGTCGTTGCCGCAGTGGTCGCGCTGGGAGTTGCGGCGCTCGGAGTCGGGATCGCGGGGGACGGGAAACCGATACCGCCGACCCCGCAGCTTCCGGCGAAAGAACCCATCCCGCCCACAGACGTCGCGGCCCCCGTGCCCGCGGCCCCCCGGCCGACGCCACCCGTCTCAGACTCTACCCTCATTCCGCCGTCGAATATTCCGATCGAGCCGCCGGCCGCCGCGGACTCTAAGACCGCTCGCTATCAGACGACGAACTTCGTGATCGACGCCCCGACCGCGGAGGTGGCGCGCATCGTCGGCGATGCCGCGGAGGGGCATCGCAAGTGGTTCGCCGAGGACTGGCTCGGGCACGCCCTGCCCGCGTGGCCGCGGCCGTGCCCGATCACCGTCCGGATCGTTGCTGATAAGGCAGGTGGCGTGACGACGTTCTCGTTCGGCACGTCGGCCGGGAAGCCGGCAGTGACGGCGATGGAGATGAGGGTCAGCGGCGAGTTGTCCGCGGTCTTGCGTGACCACCTTCCGCACGAGGTGATGCACTGCGTCCTCGCCACTCATTTCGGTCAACCGCTCCGCCGCTGGGTCGACGAGGGGGTAGCGGCCCTGGCCGAAGGGAGCGAAAGCCGACACGCGCAGACCGTTCGCTGCCGCGAGTTGTTAAACGCGGGCCGCGGAATCCGGCTGAAGGTTCTCATGGAACTGACGGAGTACCCGAAGGACATGATCGTCCTTCTCGCGGAGGGCCTGTCGGTGTGTGAGTTCCTCCTGACGTTAACCCCCCGACCGGTCATCTTGCTACCCAGCCTACCCGGACGGGGTACGGAACTCGAGACGCAGGTCATTCGCCGGCGCTCACTGCTCGCCGCGATTGCTCTCGCTCAAGCGAGTAGCTGGGAGACGGCCGTCAAGGAGGTCTACGGATTCGATTCGGTAGACAAGTTGGAAGAAGCGTGGCTCGTCTGGCAGAGGTCTGAGCCACCCACCCGAACCCATTCGCCGGTGGCGGTGGAGCTGGAAGCCAGGAATTCGGCTCTGGCTCCGTTCTCCGCCACGGCTCCCACGCCGGCTCTCGAGCGCGCTCTTCGAAACGAAGTCGCCTACCAATACGCCGAGAGCAAACGGCGATGGTTCGGCGAAAAAGCTCTCCTGTTTCCGCAACCGTGGGACATCCGAGTTGCCTATAGCCCCGACAAGCAGGCGCCTGCCTTCCTGGAACGGCTGAATTTTCACTATCATGTGCCCGAGGGCACGAGCCGAAAAGTGACATTCGAGATTCGGTGTGCGGGTAAGTTGCAAGATGTTCTCAACGGGCCGTTACCTCGTGACGTGTCCTGGCTCGTGCTGTATCTGCACACTGGTCGGACTGAGCCTTTGACGTTCGGAATGAGTGTTCTTGCCGAAACAGAATTGATCCAGGCCGAGCACGACCGCTTGTGCCGGCTGTTCGTCAAACAGGGGAAAGCCGTACGGTTATCGGTACTGTTGACGCCTGATCCGGGCCTATTTGAAAAGGGTTCTACGGACGAATTGATGTCTGGTGTCGTCGCACAGTCTCATTCGATCGTGCGGTTTTTGCTGGCCCAGACCCCACATTTGTCCGGCTCCGACAACGGGGGAATTTCCCCAAGCGATCGTGGTCTCCTTGCCTTTCTGGCAGGCGGAAAGAACACCAGTTGGGACACAGCCGCAAAAGAAGTGTACGGCTTCACAAGTGTGGACGATCTGGAAGCGAAATGGATCGCGTGGCTGAAGACGCCGGGGTCGCGGCTCACTCCAGCTCCGTATGTCGAGGTGCCGCGGCCTGCGCTAACGCCACAACCGCTCGGTCGCATTCCGGCGACCGAGGTGGACTGA